A genomic segment from Bradyrhizobium sp. ISRA430 encodes:
- a CDS encoding thiamine pyrophosphate-dependent enzyme has product MDTRNTKVMNRFDITSRLVAKLKNEEAVVGGIGNTNFDLWAAGHRPQNFYMLGSMGLAFPIALGVALAQPDRHVFALEGDGSLLMQLGALSTIAALRPKNLTMIVMDNGIYQITGAQPTPAAGIADIVTIAAGSGLANSTWAADEEDFERLVEEAMSASEPSLIAVRIDDKPGVGTTRRDPVQIRERFMHGLGVREPL; this is encoded by the coding sequence ATGGACACGCGCAACACCAAAGTGATGAACCGGTTCGATATCACCTCGCGCCTGGTCGCGAAGCTCAAGAACGAGGAAGCCGTGGTCGGCGGCATCGGCAACACCAATTTCGACCTCTGGGCCGCCGGCCACCGCCCGCAGAATTTCTACATGCTGGGCAGCATGGGCCTGGCCTTTCCGATCGCGCTCGGGGTGGCGCTGGCGCAGCCCGACCGCCATGTCTTTGCCCTAGAAGGCGACGGCTCGCTCTTGATGCAGCTCGGCGCGCTCTCGACCATCGCGGCCTTGAGGCCGAAGAACCTCACCATGATCGTGATGGACAACGGCATCTACCAGATCACCGGCGCGCAGCCGACGCCGGCCGCTGGTATCGCCGACATCGTCACGATCGCCGCCGGTTCAGGGCTCGCCAACAGCACCTGGGCCGCGGACGAGGAGGATTTCGAGCGGCTGGTCGAGGAGGCAATGTCCGCCTCGGAGCCGAGCCTGATCGCGGTCCGCATCGACGACAAGCCGGGCGTCGGCACCACCCGCCGCGATCCCGTGCAGATCAGGGAACGCTTCATGCACGGCCTCGGCGTACGCGAGCCACTTTAA